In Caballeronia sp. TF1N1, the DNA window TTGTTCACGATACATCATCGGCGGAAGACCGTATTGCTTGCGGAATTCGCGGCCGAGATGCGAGGCATCGGAAAAGCCGCAACTCGATGCAATATCCGCTACCGTCTTGTCCGAACTCGTGAGCAGCCACGCCGCCGTGCGCAAACGCACTTGCTTTGCGTAGGCTTGCGGCGCCTTGCCGGTTTCCGCCTTGAACAGACGTTCGAGTTGACGCGTGGAAAGGTCAAGCTTGTGCGCGAGTTCGTCGAGCGTGAGCGAGCGTCCCACGTGCTGTTCCATCAGCAGAATGGCGCGCTTGACCTTGGGATGCGTCGCCGGCGCAAGTCCCGGCGGATGCGGCTGCGGCGCGTTGCCCTTCTGCATGTCGTCGACGAGGAGAATGCGCAATGCCTTTTGCACCGTCGCGGTCTCGAAGTGACGCAGCAGGATGGCGGCCGCGACATCGATGGATGCGCGTCCGCCCGAACACGTAATGCGCCGCCTGTCGATCACGAAGAGCCGGTCCGCCACGAGCGCCTGCTCATCCACGTGCGGAAAGCGTTCGACGAAATCCCAGTAGTGAAACCAGCTTACGCAGATTCGATGCCCTTCCAGCACGCCCGCACGCATGAGCGAGAAAACGCCCGTGCACATGCCGACGATGGTTGCATCGAGTGCGGCGGCGCGGCGGATGAACTGCAAGGTGGCATCGCTTGCGGAGGGCCCCGAGTGCAAGAGACCGCCGACCACGACGACGTAATCGAAGTGCTCGGCCTGGTCGAAAGTCTCCCACGGCGTGATCTGGATGCCGCAGCTTGCGCGCACGGGTGCGAGCGTCTCGCCGATCACGCTCCACGAACAGCGCACGGGGCGGCTGAAATCGCCTTCATCGGCGGAAAGGCGCAAGAGATCGACGAAACCGGAGAACGCGGTCAGCGTGAAGTTCGGCAACAGCACGATGCCGAAGCGAATACGCGATTTGGATTGACCGTCGATGGAAAGCGGCGGAAGCGATTCTGCGGGGTTCATGCGCGTGAAGTGCGGCGGCCTGGAAGTATGCCGCGAGCATATCACTCGTGCGTGGAGCACGGGCGCATGGTCAGAAATGAGAAGGGCCGCGATACGGCGGCCCTGAAAGAAAACTAGTTGCCCAGCACGGCGATGGCCCAGGCGAACGCCGAGCCGACGAGCGCGCCGGTGGTTCGACCGAGTAGGCTTGCGACGGTGTAGTCGGCCCAGCGCTGTTCGACTTCGGCCTTCAATACGCC includes these proteins:
- a CDS encoding GlxA family transcriptional regulator, whose product is MNPAESLPPLSIDGQSKSRIRFGIVLLPNFTLTAFSGFVDLLRLSADEGDFSRPVRCSWSVIGETLAPVRASCGIQITPWETFDQAEHFDYVVVVGGLLHSGPSASDATLQFIRRAAALDATIVGMCTGVFSLMRAGVLEGHRICVSWFHYWDFVERFPHVDEQALVADRLFVIDRRRITCSGGRASIDVAAAILLRHFETATVQKALRILLVDDMQKGNAPQPHPPGLAPATHPKVKRAILLMEQHVGRSLTLDELAHKLDLSTRQLERLFKAETGKAPQAYAKQVRLRTAAWLLTSSDKTVADIASSCGFSDASHLGREFRKQYGLPPMMYREQGGSGNAEEENQTLDYDETFPGRAQAI